In Bufo gargarizans isolate SCDJY-AF-19 chromosome 6, ASM1485885v1, whole genome shotgun sequence, a single genomic region encodes these proteins:
- the BTBD17 gene encoding BTB/POZ domain-containing protein 17, whose translation MFAQAHKSDVGGDAATTLINHSSMVIQRLQELLQNGNASDSTLRVRTTNSDEVKIIHTHQLLLILQSDVFEGLLGNQSVVSLQEPPECAVLFEKFMRYFYCGEISVQLNQAIPLHRLASKYHVSALQKGVSDYMKTHLASESTQGHVVSWYHYALGIGDETLQESCLKFLAWNLSTVMNSNEWVTVSDDLMVSLLQRSDLVLQSELELFASVEEWVNWNNPNVSIIEKVLRSIRYPMIPPSQLFQIQKQSMLLASYQHLVQDLLFQAFQFHSASPLHLAKYFDVNCSMFIPRNYLSSFWGSQWIINNPARDDRSLSFQTQLGPSNYDSSKKITWNALFSPRWLPVSLRPVYSESVSAASQTNRLEDGRPRLVITSAMSGLDFAGVTFQKIILVGVRRQQGKIFVKHVYSVHQSTDEVSDFLAHADLQKRTSEYLIDNSLHLHIIIKPIYHSLIKAK comes from the exons CTCACAAGTCTGATGTAGGCGGTGATGCCGCAACCACCCTCATTAATCACTCCTCCATGGTCATCCAGCGCCTGCAGGAGCTGCTCCAGAATGGCAACGCCAGTGACAGCACGCTACGTGTACGCACCACCAACTCGGATGAGGTGAAGATCATCCACACCCATCAGCTCTTGCTTATTCTGCAAAGTGATGTCTTTGAAGGACTCTTAGGAAACCAAAGCGTGGTGTCCCTACAGGAGCCCCCAGAGTGCGCTGTTCTGTTTGAGAAATTCATGAG GTATTTCTATTGTGGGGAGATCTCAGTCCAGTTAAATCAAGCCATACCGCTGCATCGTTTGGCCAGCAAGTACCATGTCTCTGCTCTACAGAAAGGCGTTAGTGATTATATGAAGACCCATCTTGCCAGTGAGTCAACTCAGGGCCACGTAGTGAGCTGGTACCATTACGCTTTAGGGATTGGTGATGAAACACTGCAGGAAAGCTGCCTGAAGTTCTTGGCCTGGAACCTTTCCACGGTGATGAATAGCAACGAGTGGGTGACGGTGAGCGACGACCTCATGGTTTCTCTTCTACAAAGATCAGACTTGGTATTGCAGAGCGAGTTAGAATTGTTTGCTTCAGTTGAAGAGTGGGTGAATTGGAACAACCCGAATGTGTCCATTATTGAGAAGGTCCTGAGATCTATCAGGTACCCCATGATTCCTCCAAGTCAACTTTTTCAAATACAGAAGCAGTCGATGTTATTGGCATCCTATCAACATCTTGTCCAGGATCTTCTCTTCCAAGCCTTCCAGTTTCACTCAGCTTCCCCTCTACATCTTGCAAAGTATTTTGATGTTAACTGCAGCATGTTCATTCCTCGGAATTATCTATCTTCATTTTGGGGGTCCCAATGGATCATTAACAACCCTGCCAGGGATGATCGAAGCCTCAGCTTTCAAACTCAACTTGGCCCGAGCAACTATGATTCCAGTAAGAAGATTACCTGGAATGCGCTCTTCTCTCCACGTTGGCTTCCCGTCAGTCTCCGTCCAGTCTACTCAGAGTCTGTGTCTGCTGCTTCTCAAACAAACCGTCTAGAAGATGGAAGGCCACGGTTGGTGATCACTTCGGCCATGAGCGGCCTAGATTTTGCGGGAGTCACTTTCCAGAAGATTATACTGGTGGGAGTGAGGAGACAACAAGGCAAAATCTTTGTGAAGCATGTGTACAGTGTCCACCAGAGCACAGATGAAGTGTCTGACTTCCTGGCCCATGCCGATCTGCAGAAACGGACCTCGGAGTATCTGATCGACAACTCCCTTCATCTCCATATTATCATCAAGCCCATCTACCATTCTCTAATCAAGGCCAAGTGA